A genomic stretch from Ficedula albicollis isolate OC2 chromosome 4A, FicAlb1.5, whole genome shotgun sequence includes:
- the IL13RA1 gene encoding interleukin-13 receptor subunit alpha-1: MHLNEEMRFRVRSECKNDSTSEPSPWVEISLLPKGILGSAAVDLSCVWHNLEYMACTWRPGENASSDTNYTLSYWFDGLEKPKKCINSSVDQGIFECIFNLTFPNDTRTYPDISILISSDSEEIRPVCASKNPTTLVKPATPRKLTVSKTDDTIDVKWSESETFPKNCLHYEVKRYNGDLDIQIIESETNSVSIPGVDPNSKYTFKVRAKPKWVCYNSNFYSDWSEETSIGQKRDSTTYFVLIITIPLIIAVSTVILLVYLKRLKILILPPIPDPREILKRMFGEQNEDSQSSAKDDPMNAFDRLIIEEEIHSLILTETSESTYSEKENR, encoded by the exons ATGCACTTGAATGAGGAAATGCGCTTCAGAGTGAGAAGTGAATGCAAGAATGACAGCACCAGTGAGCCCAGTCCCTGGGTGGAGATCTCCCTTCTGCCTAAAG GTATTCTGGGTAGTGCTGCTGTTGACTTGAGCTGTGTTTGGCACAATTTGGAGTACATGGCTTGTACCTGGCGTCCTGGGGAGAACGCAAGCAGTGACACCAACTACACTTTGTCCTACTG GTTTGATGGCTTGGAAAAACCTAAGAAGTGTATCAACTCCTCTGTAGACCAAGGAATCTTTGAATGCATTTTCAATCTTACCTTTCCAAATGACACCCGCACTTACCCTGATATAAGTATTTTGATCAGCAGTGATTCTGAAGAAATTAGGCCTGTGTGTGCAAGCAAAAATCCTACCACCCTTG taaaACCTGCCACACCAAGAAAATTGACAGTGTCAAAGACTGATGATACAATTGATGTAAAATGGAGTGAATCAGAAACTTTTCCAAAAAATTGTTTACACTATGAAGTTAAACGTTACAATGGTGATTTGGACATTCAGATCATTGAA TCTGAAACGAATTCTGTGTCAATTCCTGGCGTTGATCCTAATAGCAAGTACACCTTCAAAGTGAGAGCAAAACCAAAGTGGGTGTGTTACAACAGTAATTTCTATAGTGACTGGAGTGAAGAAACGAGCATTG GTCAGAAGAGGGACTCTACAACCtactttgttttaataattaCCATTCCATTAATCATAGCAGTATCTACAGTAATCCTACTAGTTTATCTAAAAAG GCTGAAGATACTAATTCTTCCACCAATTCCGGACCCTAGAGAAATTCTTAAGCGCATGTTTGGAGAGCAGAATGAGGATTCCCAG AGCTCTGCAAAGGATGATCCCATGAATGCTTTTGACCGGTTAATTATAGAAGAAGAAAttcattctttaattttaaCAGAAACTTCAGAGAGCACttattctgaaaaagaaaacaggtaG